A genome region from Procambarus clarkii isolate CNS0578487 chromosome 78, FALCON_Pclarkii_2.0, whole genome shotgun sequence includes the following:
- the LOC138357433 gene encoding putative leucine-rich repeat-containing protein DDB_G0290503, which translates to MKLRIQYDNEKKQYETEYAIMLDEKDRQFQHISEDKDKQIKDLADEKEKLTDLINSNNTSISRQQQEELNRKININLMSLKEYQLKLATCENYIRIQNMQFLECQQALQKCNYDKQSDQEEYNNLLVSQNHYVQEYQQKLLDCENSKKIKYDEYNTLVKNINEANKYNIETLEQLYTKPTLSNSDIIHCFSSIFPLNDDNESKATGKSQIEAIINKFIHQLNTERDNYIHEEREKDIRDRISRLNYINNNDLRQNNNILNIFTNEEERNLFNQILEKFKTNIIDETVYEHERQIIPYVNENDNLKRQLDEPNYVAKLLIDAVASIVLVKEIITKRIVTWKKIIKERMRKL; encoded by the coding sequence ATGAAGCTTAGAATCCAATACGATAATGAAAAGAAACAGTATGAAACAGAATATGCAATTATGTTAGATGAGAAAGATAGACAATTTCAACATATCTCCgaagacaaagacaaacaaataaaagacttagctgatgaaaaagaaaaactaaccgatttaataaattcaaataatactagtataagtcgtcaacaacaagaagaattaaataggaaaataaatataaatttaatgtcTCTTAAGGAATACCAACTAAAATTAGCCACATGTGAAAACTATATAAGGATCCAGAATATGCAATTTCTGGAATGCCAACAAGCCTTACAAAAATGCAACTATGATAAACAATCAGACCAAGaagaatataataatttattgGTATCCCAAAACCATTATGTTCAAGAATACCAACAAAAACTACTAGATTGTGAAAATTCTAAAAAAATAAAGTATGATGAATATAATACATTAGTAAAGAATATAAATGaagcaaataaatataatattgaaacattagagCAACTTTATACAAAACCTACATTATCGAATAGCGATATAATTCATTGTTTTTCAAGCATATTTCCTTTAAATGATGATAATGAATCGAAAGCAACAGGAAAATCACAAATTGAAGCAATAATAAATAAGTTCATTCATCAGTTAAATACCGAACGTGATAACTACATTCACGAAGAACGTGAAAAGGACATTAGAGATAGGATTTCCCgtttaaattatattaataataatgatctaCGCCAAAATAATAATATTCTTAATATTTTTACTAACGAGGAAGAAAGAAATTTATTTAATCAAATATTAGAAAAATTTAAAACTAATATTATCGATGAAACAGTATATGAACACGAACGTCAAATAATACCTTATGTAAAtgaaaatgataatttaaaacgtCAATTAGATGAACCTAATTATGTTGCTAAATTGTTAATAGACGCGGTGGCATCAATAGTTTTAGTTAAAGAAATTATAACCAAACGAATTGTTACCTGGAAAAAGATCATAAAGGAACGAATGAGGAAGTTATAA